One window of the Geotrypetes seraphini chromosome 19, aGeoSer1.1, whole genome shotgun sequence genome contains the following:
- the TKFC gene encoding triokinase/FMN cyclase isoform X3, whose translation MQVSKKLVNSVPHCVDDALSGIVSCHPSVRMLQGHRVVVRADLDQIKGKVALLSGGGSGHEPAHAGYVGKGMLTGAIAGAIFTSPPVGSILAAIRAVAQAGSVGTLLIVKNYTGDRLNFGLALERARADGIDVQMVIIADDCAFTAQKKAGRRGLCGTVLIHKIAGALAEAGKSLEEIICQVTAMLGVIGTMGVSLSPCSVPGSGPAFHLSPDELELGLGIHGEAGIRRMKMMSADAVVKLMIDHMTDPSNESHLRFNPGVRLVLVVNNLGGLSFLEMEVVANSAVQYLEDRGAVIERVMMGPFMTALEMAGVSLTLMQVDEELLKLFDAETTAVAWPNVAKIRVTGQSRSISTPEEEPEVENSQGTEGFPFLSSQALKQVLEQVCSTLLSLQEELNELDRAAGDGDCGSTHTRAAQAIQEWIRERPLPSQPGPLLTALAKILLERMGGSSGALYSLFLTAAAQPLQSYNDPVAWVSAMDAGIEAMKRYGGADAGDRTMPKNSMPSNHQERMQCKCWRRL comes from the exons ATGCAG GTCTCCAAGAAGCTTGTGAATTCAGTGCCACATTGTGTGGATGACGCACTTAGTGGGATAGTGTCCTGCCATCCCTCTGTCCGGATGCTGCAGGGACATCGGGTTGTTGTGAGAGCAGATTTGGACCAGATCAAAGGAAAAGTagctcttctctctggaggagGCTCTGGACATGAACCTGCACATGCAG GTTATGTCGGAAAGGGAATGCTTACAGGAGCAATAGCTGGAGCAATCTTCACTTCCCCTCCAGTGGGCAGTATTTTGGCTGCAATTCGTGCAGTGGCCCAAGCCGGTTCAG TTGGAACCCTCTTGATTGTGAAGAACTACACAGGGGACAGGCTGAACTTTGGCCTGGCTCTGGAGAGGGCCAGGGCAGATGGGATAGATGTGCAGATGGTAATCATTGCTGATGACTGTGCTTTTACAGCACAGAAGAAAGCTGGAAGGAGAGGGCTATGTGGCACTGTGCTTATCCATAAA ATAGCAGGAGCACTGGCTGAGGCTGGAAAATCTCTGGAAGAAATAATTTGTCAAGTTACAGCCATGTTGGGAGTAATCG GTACTATGGGCGTGAGTCTGTCTCCTTGTAGTGTTCCTGGGTCTGGACCAGCCTTTCATTTATCCCCAGATGAACTGGAGCTGGGACTGG GAATTCATGGAGAGGCTGGCATTAGACGGATGAAG ATGATGTCAGCCGATGCAGTTGTGAAATTGATGATTGATCACATGACAGACCCTTCAAATGAATCTCATTTGCGTTTCAATCCTG GAGTTCGCTTGGTTCTAGTAGTAAACAATTTGGGAGGACTGTCCTTCTTGGAAATGGAAGTTGTGGCAAATTCTGCTGTGCAATATCTTG AGGACCGAGGGGCTGTGATTGAGCGAGTCATGATGGGTCCCTTCATGACAGCATTAGAAATGGCTGGGGTTTCACTCACTCTCATGCAGGTGGATGAGGAGTTGTTAAAGCTATTTG ATGCCGAGACCACAGCAGTTGCTTGGCCCAACGTAGCTAAAATTAGAGTCACTGGCCAGAGTCGAAGCATCTCCACACCTGAAGAGGAGCCTGAAGTTGAAAATTCCCAAGGGACTGAAG GATTTCCATTTCTCAGCTCCCAAGCATTGAAACAAGTATTGGAACAGGTTTGCAGCACTCTCCTTAGCCTACAGGAGGAACTGAATGAACTGGACCGAGCAGCAggagatggagactgtgggagCACCCACACTCGAGCAGCTCAGG CTATTCAAGAGTGGATTAGGGAAAGACCCCTTCCTTCACAGCCTGGCCCGCTCCTAACAGCTCTAGCCAAGATTCTTTTGGAGAGGATGGGGGGCTCATCAGGGGCG CTTTACAGCCTTTTTCTGACTGCAGCTGCACAGCCCCTGCAGTCGTACAATGACCCCGTGGCCTGGGTTTCTGCAATGGATGCTGGGATTGAAGCTATGAAGAG GTATGGAGGAGCCGACGCAGGGGATAGGACCATG CCCAAGAACTCCATGCCCTCCAATCACCAGGAGCGGATGCAATGCAAGTGCTGGCGCAGGCTGTAG
- the TKFC gene encoding triokinase/FMN cyclase isoform X2 — translation MQVSKKLVNSVPHCVDDALSGIVSCHPSVRMLQGHRVVVRADLDQIKGKVALLSGGGSGHEPAHAGYVGKGMLTGAIAGAIFTSPPVGSILAAIRAVAQAGSVGTLLIVKNYTGDRLNFGLALERARADGIDVQMVIIADDCAFTAQKKAGRRGLCGTVLIHKIAGALAEAGKSLEEIICQVTAMLGVIGTMGVSLSPCSVPGSGPAFHLSPDELELGLGIHGEAGIRRMKMMSADAVVKLMIDHMTDPSNESHLRFNPGVRLVLVVNNLGGLSFLEMEVVANSAVQYLDAETTAVAWPNVAKIRVTGQSRSISTPEEEPEVENSQGTEGFPFLSSQALKQVLEQVCSTLLSLQEELNELDRAAGDGDCGSTHTRAAQAIQEWIRERPLPSQPGPLLTALAKILLERMGGSSGALYSLFLTAAAQPLQSYNDPVAWVSAMDAGIEAMKRYGGADAGDRTMLDALCSAAQELHALQSPGADAMQVLAQAVEKAEAGAEATKNMTARAGRASYISSTLLSRPDPGAVAAAAILRAILQSLQLKNV, via the exons ATGCAG GTCTCCAAGAAGCTTGTGAATTCAGTGCCACATTGTGTGGATGACGCACTTAGTGGGATAGTGTCCTGCCATCCCTCTGTCCGGATGCTGCAGGGACATCGGGTTGTTGTGAGAGCAGATTTGGACCAGATCAAAGGAAAAGTagctcttctctctggaggagGCTCTGGACATGAACCTGCACATGCAG GTTATGTCGGAAAGGGAATGCTTACAGGAGCAATAGCTGGAGCAATCTTCACTTCCCCTCCAGTGGGCAGTATTTTGGCTGCAATTCGTGCAGTGGCCCAAGCCGGTTCAG TTGGAACCCTCTTGATTGTGAAGAACTACACAGGGGACAGGCTGAACTTTGGCCTGGCTCTGGAGAGGGCCAGGGCAGATGGGATAGATGTGCAGATGGTAATCATTGCTGATGACTGTGCTTTTACAGCACAGAAGAAAGCTGGAAGGAGAGGGCTATGTGGCACTGTGCTTATCCATAAA ATAGCAGGAGCACTGGCTGAGGCTGGAAAATCTCTGGAAGAAATAATTTGTCAAGTTACAGCCATGTTGGGAGTAATCG GTACTATGGGCGTGAGTCTGTCTCCTTGTAGTGTTCCTGGGTCTGGACCAGCCTTTCATTTATCCCCAGATGAACTGGAGCTGGGACTGG GAATTCATGGAGAGGCTGGCATTAGACGGATGAAG ATGATGTCAGCCGATGCAGTTGTGAAATTGATGATTGATCACATGACAGACCCTTCAAATGAATCTCATTTGCGTTTCAATCCTG GAGTTCGCTTGGTTCTAGTAGTAAACAATTTGGGAGGACTGTCCTTCTTGGAAATGGAAGTTGTGGCAAATTCTGCTGTGCAATATCTTG ATGCCGAGACCACAGCAGTTGCTTGGCCCAACGTAGCTAAAATTAGAGTCACTGGCCAGAGTCGAAGCATCTCCACACCTGAAGAGGAGCCTGAAGTTGAAAATTCCCAAGGGACTGAAG GATTTCCATTTCTCAGCTCCCAAGCATTGAAACAAGTATTGGAACAGGTTTGCAGCACTCTCCTTAGCCTACAGGAGGAACTGAATGAACTGGACCGAGCAGCAggagatggagactgtgggagCACCCACACTCGAGCAGCTCAGG CTATTCAAGAGTGGATTAGGGAAAGACCCCTTCCTTCACAGCCTGGCCCGCTCCTAACAGCTCTAGCCAAGATTCTTTTGGAGAGGATGGGGGGCTCATCAGGGGCG CTTTACAGCCTTTTTCTGACTGCAGCTGCACAGCCCCTGCAGTCGTACAATGACCCCGTGGCCTGGGTTTCTGCAATGGATGCTGGGATTGAAGCTATGAAGAG GTATGGAGGAGCCGACGCAGGGGATAGGACCATG CTGGATGCTCTGTGTTCTGCAGCCCAAGAACTCCATGCCCTCCAATCACCAGGAGCGGATGCAATGCAAGTGCTGGCGCAGGCTGTAGAA
- the TKFC gene encoding triokinase/FMN cyclase isoform X1, whose protein sequence is MQVSKKLVNSVPHCVDDALSGIVSCHPSVRMLQGHRVVVRADLDQIKGKVALLSGGGSGHEPAHAGYVGKGMLTGAIAGAIFTSPPVGSILAAIRAVAQAGSVGTLLIVKNYTGDRLNFGLALERARADGIDVQMVIIADDCAFTAQKKAGRRGLCGTVLIHKIAGALAEAGKSLEEIICQVTAMLGVIGTMGVSLSPCSVPGSGPAFHLSPDELELGLGIHGEAGIRRMKMMSADAVVKLMIDHMTDPSNESHLRFNPGVRLVLVVNNLGGLSFLEMEVVANSAVQYLEDRGAVIERVMMGPFMTALEMAGVSLTLMQVDEELLKLFDAETTAVAWPNVAKIRVTGQSRSISTPEEEPEVENSQGTEGFPFLSSQALKQVLEQVCSTLLSLQEELNELDRAAGDGDCGSTHTRAAQAIQEWIRERPLPSQPGPLLTALAKILLERMGGSSGALYSLFLTAAAQPLQSYNDPVAWVSAMDAGIEAMKRYGGADAGDRTMLDALCSAAQELHALQSPGADAMQVLAQAVEKAEAGAEATKNMTARAGRASYISSTLLSRPDPGAVAAAAILRAILQSLQLKNV, encoded by the exons ATGCAG GTCTCCAAGAAGCTTGTGAATTCAGTGCCACATTGTGTGGATGACGCACTTAGTGGGATAGTGTCCTGCCATCCCTCTGTCCGGATGCTGCAGGGACATCGGGTTGTTGTGAGAGCAGATTTGGACCAGATCAAAGGAAAAGTagctcttctctctggaggagGCTCTGGACATGAACCTGCACATGCAG GTTATGTCGGAAAGGGAATGCTTACAGGAGCAATAGCTGGAGCAATCTTCACTTCCCCTCCAGTGGGCAGTATTTTGGCTGCAATTCGTGCAGTGGCCCAAGCCGGTTCAG TTGGAACCCTCTTGATTGTGAAGAACTACACAGGGGACAGGCTGAACTTTGGCCTGGCTCTGGAGAGGGCCAGGGCAGATGGGATAGATGTGCAGATGGTAATCATTGCTGATGACTGTGCTTTTACAGCACAGAAGAAAGCTGGAAGGAGAGGGCTATGTGGCACTGTGCTTATCCATAAA ATAGCAGGAGCACTGGCTGAGGCTGGAAAATCTCTGGAAGAAATAATTTGTCAAGTTACAGCCATGTTGGGAGTAATCG GTACTATGGGCGTGAGTCTGTCTCCTTGTAGTGTTCCTGGGTCTGGACCAGCCTTTCATTTATCCCCAGATGAACTGGAGCTGGGACTGG GAATTCATGGAGAGGCTGGCATTAGACGGATGAAG ATGATGTCAGCCGATGCAGTTGTGAAATTGATGATTGATCACATGACAGACCCTTCAAATGAATCTCATTTGCGTTTCAATCCTG GAGTTCGCTTGGTTCTAGTAGTAAACAATTTGGGAGGACTGTCCTTCTTGGAAATGGAAGTTGTGGCAAATTCTGCTGTGCAATATCTTG AGGACCGAGGGGCTGTGATTGAGCGAGTCATGATGGGTCCCTTCATGACAGCATTAGAAATGGCTGGGGTTTCACTCACTCTCATGCAGGTGGATGAGGAGTTGTTAAAGCTATTTG ATGCCGAGACCACAGCAGTTGCTTGGCCCAACGTAGCTAAAATTAGAGTCACTGGCCAGAGTCGAAGCATCTCCACACCTGAAGAGGAGCCTGAAGTTGAAAATTCCCAAGGGACTGAAG GATTTCCATTTCTCAGCTCCCAAGCATTGAAACAAGTATTGGAACAGGTTTGCAGCACTCTCCTTAGCCTACAGGAGGAACTGAATGAACTGGACCGAGCAGCAggagatggagactgtgggagCACCCACACTCGAGCAGCTCAGG CTATTCAAGAGTGGATTAGGGAAAGACCCCTTCCTTCACAGCCTGGCCCGCTCCTAACAGCTCTAGCCAAGATTCTTTTGGAGAGGATGGGGGGCTCATCAGGGGCG CTTTACAGCCTTTTTCTGACTGCAGCTGCACAGCCCCTGCAGTCGTACAATGACCCCGTGGCCTGGGTTTCTGCAATGGATGCTGGGATTGAAGCTATGAAGAG GTATGGAGGAGCCGACGCAGGGGATAGGACCATG CTGGATGCTCTGTGTTCTGCAGCCCAAGAACTCCATGCCCTCCAATCACCAGGAGCGGATGCAATGCAAGTGCTGGCGCAGGCTGTAGAA